GCCCATTTTTCTCTAAACCAGACGTAGTATGTCAAGTGTTCAAAATATTGTAATCTATTACTTGTCAACACAAATGATGTAACTTTCGAAATTCAGAAAAATAGccatgtaatattaaaataattgatAACCATTAATAGTTTAATATATTCATAGGTTaagtttaaatttttcattaccTCCCAAGTTTCTCTGAGAATATTTGCGTATACTGGATGATTTGGTTTGCAACAGTACAAATTCTATCTTATGTGCTGCCTAGTCTTTGAGCATACTTGGAAAAGCAGCTACATTTGGGAATGATCGAGAGAATCCACTGCATCCTGGTCTCTGAGCAGAAGCTGGAAATTTCTTTCTCTCTATTCTGGGTCCATCTGCATGGTCCTTAGAGTATCACTGGCATCAGCATCTTCTTGATGCCACTTTAAACTTGTTTGCCTTTGACCTTCTTGACAATTGTGGCCCACTCATTGTCCTTGCATTTTCCCAGCAGCTCCAGATTTCCACCAGAACCAGATTTTTGCATGGGTAGTTAGTTTTTGCCTGTTATTACTAGTGGGGTAAAGGCTGTCAACAGTAGCTCTCCATGCCTGCCTGCTTATTTGCTTTCGGAGTGTGTCTAAGCCAGCCCTGTCTCTTTTCTGGTCACTTCTTATTCAGGAAGCTAGTAAGTTCCTTTTTACAACTTTGTTACTGGTCATGTTTGGGAACTGGatctgaaggatttttttttatgcagacATTGATGAAGGTCTGCATTTTCTTAATAGTTTTCTTGTACTCCATGTTTCTGCTCCATACAGAATCCACTGACTCCATGTTTGAGTTAAACAATCTGATTTTAATGTTCATGGATAGAATCTTGGAAGTTCCAGAGGTTCTGACGTTGTTGTACTTCAGCCTGTTCTCAGAAGTCGCCATTCAGTTTTTGTTCAGCTTGAGATTCGGACTGGAAACAAGTAGGTGGTGTCAGCTGGTACATCTGCTTCTCTCCTCACATCTTGCAAGAAGCTTCTAAGTTTTCTGGAAGTGCAAATATTGATGTTGATTTGTTTTCCTGCCACATGGTCTGGTGATATCCATGTATTAGGAATTATTTTGTGAGGGAAGGTCCTGCCTTCAGTTACTAGGATtttcaataaacacatttccaccAGTTGCTCAcaattttcatccatttttctTAGCCCGTAGATTTCTGTTATTTGTCGATATCCCATGTTGTCTGATCCAGTCTTTGTATTGAGGGCTCCTGTGGGAATAACTTCAAGTTGATCAGTAATACACTTTAGAACTGGTCTTTATCTTCTTCCTAACTATGATTTATTGGAGTGTAGCATTGGATGATGTTCATCTTGATCTCCTCCTTCCTTGTTCTGAACAATGCACAATGCTGTGGTGATTCTTGGGCCACATTCTTCTCATCCAGTCATTGCTTTCCGTGCACTGTTTGATACCATGAAAAATACTCCTTTGTGTGTGAGGTGCATCATATGTTTCACATCCTGAATACAATATTTCTCCGGTCAACAATTTTCTATGTTCAGATTGACCCCATCTTATCTCACTGATGCCCAGGTGGGTCAAACTGCAGTTTTTGCTAATGCTATCTCTGTTGCTCTCCCTGTCTTGTGCATGGTCCTCACATTCCGATGCTCTTGGTTGATGAAAGGCAAGTCACCCTTATGATTTCCTCATACTTGTGGCTTTCACCACACAGCACTGTAGATCTTCTTTAATGAAGATCCTCTCTCTTACAGGCTTAAAGTTTCCAGTCTCTCATTCATTGGGTTCTCTTTTTCAAACTCAGTTTTATGGGGCGGAGTTGCTAGTCCCATGCCCGACCATCCTCCTTTTAAATCTGGATTTGGAATCAGCATTGGCTGACTTTTGGTGCATAGATGGTGGACAGCTGCAACCGTGGTAGATGCAACAGTCTAGACAGAAATTAGTTggcttattttatatttttaaactgacATAATTTGCTAGAACAATTGATTAAGGTAGAGTTACAGGGATGAAAAGTGGGCAGTAAGATCTTTATAACCTGACTGCTGTTCAGTTGCTCCCTCATTGTAACCAGTTGCAGTTTACAGGCCCAAGTgatgtgtgcatgcatgtacaCATAATAACTAGAAGATACAACATATTGGgtcttgtatatatttttacatacctaaacacacaataaaactCCAAACCTATAAGGAGCCATAGCAAAACTGAAATGGAATGCACACTTGCATAGCAAAGCAATATGCAGATGCACATTAAACAAAAGTGTGGAAGACATGTTCATATCCAGACTTTACTGTTTGAGGCACAGTAATTTGAAAAGAAAGGGCTTGAAGTGACAATACTTTTGACTTCCAGGATACTCATTATTTGTATTGGTCTGAGAATGTCATATTCTGTATAATCGATGTACAGCTATTTTTGACCCTTTAAATGcaagataaatgaaaatgtcacttGGTGTAATGCTTCTGTTAATTTCTTTCACTCTAATGCTCTTGCAATAGATAAATTATggtaattttttgtgtttcactaCATGAATATGTTTGTCTTGCTCCAAGGTGGAACCCTATGTCTGCAGTTTAGGAAGTTAAACCATTTACTGTTGTTACTCTCTTCCCTTTTTACTGCTTTCATTTGATATCCAGACATCTACACCGAAATGCTAGATACACAGATTTCGTCTTTGTGTAAACTATCTTAGCACTCCTATTACAGATCCAATTAACTGGTAAAGTACTATCAAAAGGTGCAAGAAATTTCATTAAGAAAGCCCAGATAAGCATCTTGGAAAGGCACACAGCAGCTCAAAACTATTACCATAGTGTGTATGGTGAATGAGAAATAGGAAACAGAAAATCTTTTTCTTCTGGAAGTAATACAGTTTTGTATCAGACATAAAGCTGAGAACTGCTACAGGCATAAATCAGAAAGCCCAGAGTCGATTGTCACTTTACACGTTGGTAACTTCCATGCTTACTCCGTATGGCTTCACGGGGCTCAGATATTGCTTTTTTCACGTTTTACAGAGAAACCTGAACATTAGTAAATACTTTGCATTTATACTGTGACTATTTTCTCTGCAGTGTCATTCACCATTCAATCCTTGGTTGGCGTCCACATGAGATGTGAATTATATCACAGTGTCTGCTGACACACTTTATTTTTCTACCCTGTATGAGTAAAATTGAGATTCAGTACTTGAAATGATATAGGGCACATCAGTAGCCGTGAATATAAATTTATAGGTGTGccttattttcaaaatttagAATCACGTAATTCCATAAAAAGCTACATATTCTCAACATGCAATTGGCCACTTCAAAATCTTAAGCATAATTTTGTGAACTTTATGAGTTTATGTGAAATTTACAAACTGAGAGCTGCTATGAACAGACTTGCAGAAACCCAAGAGTCAATCTgactacaaaaaaatatattgccaTCAGTTCAGAAAGTAGGCAATGTCTGAtcttaataaaatatgaactaagctttttttaaaaattttctttaatttcaaatatctcagtattttcaaaagaagatgataaaatgtacaattataAGTTTTAATCAGTTTGCATTTACGAGATTTATATAGCctacagaaagacagacactgAACTGGAATACTGTAAAGTTTGTGTTCAGCTatttaagtaaatgtaaattgaactACACATTTAAAACTTGGATATGTATAAAATCTTTGGTCCAGTAAATGTGTATTGTACAGCAGCTTTATATTGCTGGCTTTCACTAGCTTTTTCAGCAGTCTGAAACCAAAGTAACCTGTAAGCTTGCATGATCTCACGCTCCCAGATTTTGCTGAGAAGATGGAAACTGACAAGAACACTTCAACTTATCTACTGTCAAGTTGCTGCAAGGTGTAGATTTCTATGTTGTGTCCAGAATTTTATTACtcctgaaaatataaatgatgtgaaaatgtTATTCAGTGTATTCAGAATATATTGttcaataaaacaaatcaaCTTTCTCTAAATGGATTTCTTAATTTCACCACACAGACTACACGAAAATCTATTTTTCAGTATTCCTGTTGCTACTGAGAAGAAGAGTATGATTTCAGCACACTTACAACTAGAAGTAGAAACACAAAAGTTGGATATATGTTGGATCCTAGTCAAGCACCGAGCCCTTGGATGTGAATTTAACTTTTCTGTATCTTAATTGTacaaaaaattactcagatatataaataaattattttaagtaaaaCAGTTTGCAAACCTCATATTGTAAATTGGCTTTGATAAAGGgttcaagtaaataaatgaataaaaataaaactcgTCCAAATTGAGTGATTGTAAAAGGCACAATAGTTTGCATGGTAATGTACACAAAAACATccaccaaaaaaagagaaacctATTTCCTTTGTCCTTTCTGTGCCAGCAGTTAGTAGAAGATGGTAGGAATTAGGTCAACTTTGGCTGTGATTTGTACTTACAGAAAATTTTCtggagaaattgtacttttcagagtaACTTTACTTTCACTGAAGTATATTTGTGAAGAAATGTACCTTTATTCAGTCACATGTTTGTCACATGGGCAAATCAACTAAAGCTCAGCCTCACCAACTGCAACCTCCTCCAAAAACAGATGAAGTTCCTAGGGCTTGTGGTGGATGCGAATGGGATTTGCACCGACTTCAACATGACAATAACCTGGTACAGTGATTGCCTACGTTTTGCAAAGGACGTTTTcttgaaatactgtacatttcctcCTCATCTAACAAACTCCAAAGTAACTTTGTAACTTCAAAGTCTTACTGCAAAGTCACTATCATGGCTTATAAATACAGAGATTCAGCATATTTGTGGGCCAGgatctgtaaaaacctcagctatggcttcagtaaaaatcactctGTAAAATTAAACTGCATTAGCAATTTActctaagtaccttgctcaagaatactaggcaggagatgggattcaaacctggatccttcaaggCAAAAGGTGGCAGCTACATCACCTGCtctattacatttatctgctattttctccaaagcaacttacaatgattacgtatttatacaggtggtcagTTTTACtgaaggggggcacggtggtgcagtgggtttgactgggtcctgctctctgttgggtctggggttcaagtcccgcttggggtgccttgtgatggactgggatcctgtcctgggtgtgtcccctccccctccagccctatgctctgtgctgctgggttaggctttggctctccgcgaccccgcatgcatgggacaagcagtttcagtgtgtgtttgtgatagagttttactggagtaattcagggtaagtaccttggttagGGTAGGATTtcaacctacaaccttttgcttcaaaagcaacagctctaatcattatgctaccagttgtccccaaTCATAAATCTAGATTTACTAATTCATGTGCAATATGCCTCTTCTTTCCACTTTTATTATCATCGCGGCattggtttccatggtaacagagCAGTAACTGCAGCGAAGCTGAGTTGAATAAATCCACTCCTACACTCCTGTTTATGACTGGATCCGGTTTACTGATATCTACTGGATATGCAGGTAAACACAAAAAGCAGGTTCTCTCCACCACAAActcaaatttcagaaaataaaaaatgtgacgAAAATATTTATTCCGACAGGGACTCAAAAGAaccccaggtttgaatcctgcgcGGCACTTCGCCTGCCCCGAATTGCTACAGCAAAaattctgaaaggaaaatgaaacagtgtaattaattttaaaaaacgccattgtactgaataataaccCACGTaagggtatatattttcataaacgtgtggattttttttgtacagacaGACTAACGAATCCATATGCCCACTTCTAAGACTTAAGGGCAATTTAAGTGTTTCATTGTAACTGTAACAAATAGCTTCAACAAAAAGCCAATTTCGTATTTTGTTCCTCGCGATCACGGCCGTTGCTCGTCGTGGTAGCACTAAATAAGTCCATCGATGTGTTCCGTCTTCCGCTAATTTCCCTGATCGACGTTCCGTCATTTGATTACTCGGGCCTCCTGCGTTCAAAATGGAGGCTCCCCTGTCGTCGGCACGTGAGCTCTTCGCGGAGTCGGTGAGGGCCGTTTTGGAGACGTGGCCGGTGCTGCAGGTGAGTCTCCGTGGTCGAGTTTCTCCTCTTGCTGCGCTCGTTGCGCTTTGCGGCGTGAGAGATACGGGGTTCCTTCTGTCACGTGAGGAGAGTGTGCGCGCGCTTGTCGTCTGTGTGTGTCCGCGTGAGGACGAGCGCGCGCCGGTGTTTTGGCTCGTCGTGAGTCAGTCAGGCGAAAtgttaaccttttttttttattattaaatggtTCATAAGTCCTTCTTAGCAAAACATTGTCTATAGTTGATCTGTTCTTGGCTGTTAGAAGTGTTTTATTCAGTCTTCAGCCCACGACTGACTTAACTAACTTGGCTGCGAACTTTGTCGTACAAACAAACAGTCTCTAGTTCCTCTTTACTACGATTTACGTGTTTCTACAGCAGCGTATTgcaattgttttatttctgtacaagtaccttggagcgagtgggatttgaagcagGGACTTGAATCAAATGAAATCAAAGTTTGACTTCATTGCAGAGctactctaaccactgctccccctgctggtggaAACACTGTACTGCTCTGCCCTCGGTGATGTGGACTGCGCTGCGCTTGGGCCGTTTGTGTGTCGACGCAGTTTTTCTATCCTGTCTCGCAGATTGCGGTGGACAATGGGTTCGGGGGCTTCTACAGTCAACAGAAAGCGGACTGGCTGGTGGACGCTGTGCAGCAGTTCTTCCAGGAGAACGGTACTGCGAGCTCCCGATGCACCCCCGGTGGACAGAGTGCTGGTCCTGGATGTCCACCTATTGATGATGCTTtggcaaatacattttgtacCTGACTGCTGTACCGGTTTAAAATCAGTTGAGACTGAAATATGAAAGTGATTCAGCGCTAAATATGAGGGAAGTAAAAAGTACCTATTATGGCGCTTTGGTTACTTCTCCCCGACTTGTTTCATGTTCGAGTCCTCACGTCTGTCCTCTTTTGATTGGCTGAGGGTGTTTTCTCTTCTGCTGTTTCTACGATGGAAGTGCGGCAGTTAGTGCTGTATGTCCATGCTTGTGCTCTGACTGACttgagaggtgtgtgtgtgtgtgtgtcatcttgAGTCTCCTGCATCCCGCCAAGGCCGTACCCTGCTGTACACCCAGTGCTTAGCTGATGTGTACATTCATGTCCTCCTCACCTTCCTGACAGACGTTGTTGTCTCCCATTGCTCACACATTCACCCAGCAACGCCGTACAGTGATGTCTGTCCACTAGAGCCCTTCGTCATGGGATGTTCCGCTCCGGCTGCTCAaagtccagtaaaaaaatgttgtgtgttttgcagctgaCCTGCAGCAGTATGAGGTGGAGGATTTCCTGGCAGAAGTGATGAACAACGAGTTTGACACCGTGGTGGATGATGGCAGTTTGCCTCAGGTCTCTGAAGTTCAGCCATAAAGTAGCTACAGAGTAAACAATGACATTTTGTGCAGAAATATTAATGTACAGcttgtatactgtatgtcagtgttTATTGTGGTattgaaacttaaaaaaaaaaaaaaaaaacgcctgtAGAGTAATGGAAATAATGTTACAGTATGGTGGTTGTTGAGCACTTTTTCACCGCTCGACAGGTGGCCTCCCGGATGTGTCACTTGTTCCAGCAGTGTGAACAAGGGCGGCTGTCCGAAGTCAGAAGTCACATCTCCAggttggaggaggagaagaagaatgCTGGGAGGGCCAAGGCCACACAGGCGAAAAGCACCGCcgacaaggaggaggagagcgaagGGGAGGAGCCTGAAGCCGAGGTAAGACTAAACAGTGTGTTAGATGAAGGAAGAGCGGTATAAAAACAtcgctttttcttttattcattgattcattcagtCACTCGCTCAGTGGGTGGTTTTCGCCGAGGTCACATACAGTCACTAATATTTAGCTGTCACCTTTTTCCTTCGGGTGACTTGCAATCTAGGTACGCTACATTTACATGTCAGAGTCCTTTATTTGTCGTTTGCACAGTTGTACTGGGTACACTGGACATTGAAATGCTCGTGACGAGGCTTATGTAGACGTGAACACACGTGAACGCGTATTTAGACAAGGATGTGCTGATATGCAAGATGGCGCAAATATCATGTATAAAAGGGCAGGGACAAATgaatacaagtacaataaatggTGAACACTGAGTAGTAATGTCCAGGGGTCTAGAAGAGAAGCAATATAGTGTCAGTAATAAGTGTTGCAGTGCAGGACTGCTTGCTGTTAAGTAGTCTGATGGCTTGTaggtaaaagctgttcttcagtTTTGTTGCTCTTGAACGGATACAACGGAGGCGTCTGCCAGACGGCAGCGTGGCTAACAGGTGGTGAGCTGGGTAAGTGCAGTCCTTAGGCCCAGAATATCATTTTCTCAAACGGCGTGTTGAGTAAGTGTCTCGTAGGGCCGGAAGTTTTCCAGCAATGAGCTCAGCTGTTCTCACCACTCCCTGAAGAGCTTTGTGGTCTGATGAAGAGCAGGTGCTGTACCATACAGTGATTCAATCGGTCAGAATGCTCTCATTGGTGCAGCGGTTGAGTTTGACATGATGCCAAACCTCTTAAGCCTCTGCAGGAAGTAGATGCGGACGAGCTGCTCTCACTACTGTGCCTGTGTGGATGCTCTAGGAGAGATCCTAGGCAATGTGCACACCCAGGAACTTGTAGCTCTTAACCCTTTCCACCTCCACCCAATTGAGTGTGACCCCCTCTCTGACTTCCTGAAATCTCACaatcatctccttggtcttgtTGGCATTCAGGGAGAGTTGTTGTCACATCATGTGAAGAGTCCTCTGACCTCATCTCTGTAGGATGTCTCGTCACTGTTGGTGATGAGTCCTAGGATGGctgtatcatcagcaaacttgaagATGATGTGGAAGCTATGCTTAGCAGAGCAGTCATAGGTCACAGGGCGTACAAGAGGGGGCTGAGCGCACACCCGTGTGGGGCACTAGTGCTGCGTGTGAGTGTGGAGGATGTGTGGTTGCCAATGCTGACCACCTGGGATCTGCCTTTCAGGAAGTCCAAGATCCGGTTACATAGGTGACTGTTAAgacccaggtccttcagcttGGCTATGAATTTGGTAGGGATGATGGTATTGTTTGCAGAGCTATAATCCATAAACAGCATCTGCACGTAGGtctttttcctccaggtgttcctgGGCAGAGTGCATGGCTATTGCAATGGTGTCGTCAGTGGCTCTGTTAGAGCGGTAAGCAAACTGGTACAGGTGCAAGGTGTGTGGTAGAGAGGAGCAGATGTGGGATTTGACGAGATGTTCGTGATGACTGATGTCAGTGCTACAGGGGGTGGTAGTCGTTCAGGCAGGAGACAGTTTTCTTGGGAACCGGGATGATGGTGGTCTGCTTAAGGCATGTGGGGATCACTGAGACTCAAAGACAGATTAAGGATGTTAGTGAAAACATCCGCTTACTGGACAGCGCAGGCCCTCGGGACACGTCCATGGATGCCATCAGGTCCTGGAGCCTTTCTAGTGTTGACGCTCTTAAAGGCCCTGCTCATTTCGGGAGTAGTTGGAGCCAGAGGGTGAGTGTCATAGTCAGCAGGTATTTTCACATCAGGGAATATTTCCTGCCTCAAAGCGATTGTAGAATGTGTTGAGATCCTCTGGTAAGGAGGGAGACGTAGGCCCATCGCttcttttcctgtctttgtagTCTGTTATAGTGGGCAGACCACTGCGCGTGCATTTGGGGTTAGAGCCTCGATAGTCTGCCTCTACTCTGTCCGTGAAGTTGCTCTTGGCCGAATTGATAGCCTTTTAAACGTCATACCTGGACTTCTTGTAGGCAGTCAGGTCCCCAGAGTTGAAGGCTACTACTTGACTactgcacctacttgaacgatgaacctcggtgcagcaggtggtaggtaacaaattaggtttacttgagtcacatgtctgcagccatgtctctttctcaacgtaatacataaattgtacttttgttgagatgtacgtcgctttggacaaaagtgtctactaaataaatgtaaggctgCGGTTCGTGCTCTCAGCCTGGCACGCACCTCTCCATTGACCCGTGGTTTCTGGTTGGGAAACGACTTTACGTTGACTCTTGGGACAACATCCtctgtgcatttgtgtatgAAGCAGATCAGTGTCATTCATTGATGTTGTCTCCTACTGCGTCTTGAAACGTTTGCCAGCCTGTGGattcaaagcagtcctgaagtCTGGAGATGGCCTCCTTACTCCATTTGTGAACTGCTCTAAAAATTGGTTTTTCCTGTTTGAGGCGTTGTCTGTAGGCAGGTAACAACAATATGCTATTGTGGTCACCTTTGCCAAAGGCAGGGTGGGGGAGGGCTTTGTAACTGCCCTTTAGTGCTGGATAGCAGTGGTCCAAGATCTGATCCCATCGTGTGAGGAAAATTAACATGCTGGCAGTACTTATGAAGAACTTTTGTTATATTCACCCTATTAAAGTCCCCAGCAACGATGAAAGCAGCCTCAGGGTGTGCATTTTCTAGTCCATTAATGGGGCCGCACAGTTCATCCAAAGCTTTCGTTTTGTCCGCGTGAGTTGGAATGTAGACTACTGTGAGGATGACTGAAATAAATTCCGGCGGAGATAGAAGGGACGCATTTTAATAGAAAGCAGTTTAAGCTCCAGGGAGCAGTTCGTTGCTAGAACTATAACATCCCCTCCGCATCGAGTGTTTAATATAAAGCAAATGCCTTCACCTCTGCTCCTACTGGAGTTTAGTGTTCTGTCTTGTCGAAATACGGAGAATCCCGTTGAAGTGATGGCTGTGTCGGGCACTGCTGTGTGTAACCACGTCTTGCGGAACACCAGCACGCAGCAGTTCCGTATGTCCCGTTGAAACGTGATTCTCGCATTAAGTTTGTTGAGTTTATTATCCGGGGACTGAATGTTTGCTAGCAAGATGGTAGGGAGAGGAGGGTTGAAACTCCTTTTCTGAGATCTGCATATAATTCTAGTgcatttttcctccttttctggCAGTGTCTTATAATGCACGTTGCCAAATGGGAGCACGTGAGTGCTGCGACTGGAGTTCCAAGGCTACGTTGTTTCAAAACTGGAGTTTAGCGGTCCGGTAACGTTTGTTTAATCGTACTGTGAGTGATAGTGCTGTCTGAGTGTcgtctttacatttattcatttagcagacacttttctccaaagcgacacatcccatagaaaatacaatgtgtgcattactttaggagaaagggacatagttgcagacgtgattcttaagtacagttggttttttctttccatcctgtgcagcaatgttcatcacacaagtagctgcataaaactcagaacatcGATTTCTGATCACCGTGCTactattacttttttaaacatacaaacacttacgtacattacaggggTAGCCGTGTAAAGGTttaggtttatccaggcatgatcttaaagttatggtgcatgaacatttacaccttacatgtacttaagagatcatgtgTAAAATGagtttggaagaggtgagttttcagaccctttgtaaatgtggacagagattcagtagttctgagtgagagggggaggtcgttccaccgcaacaaagccagaaccgagaaccttcgtgctttacttttcgtgtgtgggaccaccaagcgggtagatgtggaagagcgtagcggtctggttggggtgtattGGATGATCACATCCCATAAATAGCTGGGAACAgatttattgatgcatttgtaggccataaccggggcttaaatttgatccgggcagctataggaagccggtgtagagaagatacatgggaacaactcgtgcagcagcgttccatatcagctgtagaggtttgatggcagtagcaggaaggccagacaggaaagagctgcagtatccagactggatgtcaccatgtcctggacaagtaattgtgcagagtctgttgtgaggtaagggtggatcctgcggatattatgcagcatgtatctgcaggtccgcaCGCTACACTGCATTACAGTAACCCTTGTCTAGCAGTCTCCACATTACCACATGAAATGCCCAGCTAATCACCTTCAATGGTGTACTTCACAGCCTATGGAGTGTGAGGAAGCGATACCAGGAAGGAGTTCCTCCACGTTGCCGCAAGAACAAGACCCTGCACTCCCGTCTTCCCCGGACACTGAGGATGGCTGGACTGTGGTCCGCAGGAAGAAGTGAATTGTCTGGTGCTGGTCGGAAAGGGAAGAGCAAAGCTCCTGTGATGTCAAGGCCATACCTGCCATCTTGCGTCAACAACAATAAAGGACTCTGCGTTTATCTCCGTATACGAGAGCGACATTATACACGGGCTGCTTATTTAATTTTGTCCGTAGATGTTTGGCAGAAAGTTTAGGGTGACTGAGAGTAACCATAGGTGTGAATGCTGATATCCACTTAACCTAGTGGGATAGCAGATGCAGGCAGAGGATGCTGCGTAGCACCACTTCCTCGTGTAGGTGGTGCATGTGTCTTAAAATGaatttgtactgtaaaaatCTTGTCTACAGTAGTAATTGTCTGGTCCTTTTATGGTCAAGTACAAGTTATACTTTTTTGGACTTATTTAAACAAGAATTTATACATTATGCTTTCTTCTGTTTCATGAACTTCAATGTATGGGCTCCTTCAGAGAAAGAGTAGCAATAAATGCTATAGGTGAACAGGGTTTGGTTTAGCAAAGCACTGACCTGTAAACTTCACCAAGACTTTAATAGTATGCATACATGTTTAAATGGTTTTGCTAAAAACAGGTTTATGAAAACCATCTTCTACTATCTGCACTGAAGACATGATGCTAAATTGTAAGAGGAGGTGAAGCTCCTGCCAGCATCTTACAAATGTTGGCTGCCAAGGCAACCGTCTGTCCTGAACACCTGactaccactttttttttttgtccactgcGCTTTCATGCTGAAAACCATGGGTGGTATGTTGATTGGGATTTTTTAAATCAGTCATGATTCATTTGAAATTTAATAGGCTGAAATTTCTCACTACTCCACACTGCATCAGCTACTTTCTAAACTTGTGCTTGAAGTGGTTTAAGCTCAATGTCTGAATTAATTTTGCtcaattttttgtaaaat
This genomic window from Scleropages formosus chromosome 1, fSclFor1.1, whole genome shotgun sequence contains:
- the tsr2 gene encoding pre-rRNA-processing protein TSR2 homolog translates to MEAPLSSARELFAESVRAVLETWPVLQIAVDNGFGGFYSQQKADWLVDAVQQFFQENADLQQYEVEDFLAEVMNNEFDTVVDDGSLPQVASRMCHLFQQCEQGRLSEVRSHISRLEEEKKNAGRAKATQAKSTADKEEESEGEEPEAEPMECEEAIPGRSSSTLPQEQDPALPSSPDTEDGWTVVRRKK